In Plodia interpunctella isolate USDA-ARS_2022_Savannah chromosome 9, ilPloInte3.2, whole genome shotgun sequence, a single genomic region encodes these proteins:
- the LOC128672280 gene encoding chymotrypsin-2-like produces MSKLYLIVVVVSLALENKVSGISLRVVGGYNAPTEFGRFHASLQNVSGYHVCGGAVVSDSYAVTAAHCLVGADPKYVKLVVGTTNLNIGGQEFDVASIVIHENYNSSLRTNDIAIVKIDGVFDKRNTDILEVDGNQLAEGEPIILTGFGALTANGESSRVMYALNLSVFSQETCVYAMRYSKEVVDTMFCTFAQIGQGTCHGDSGGPLVKNNKLVGLVSWGIPCAVGFPDVHTRISSFVDWIKHKIN; encoded by the exons ATGtctaagttatatttaatagtagTTGTAGTTTCTTTAGCTCTTGAAAATAAAG TTTCAGGAATAAGTCTGCGCGTAGTGGGAGGATACAATGCGCCGACAGAATTCGGCAGGTTCCACGCGTCGCTGCAGAATGTGTCGGGCTACCACGTCTGCGGTGGTGCTGTAGTTTCCGATTCTTATGCTGTCACTGCTGCGCATTGCCTTGTGGG tGCTGATCCGAAGTATGTAAAATTGGTAGTTGGAACCACAAACCTAAACATTGGTGGACAAGAATTTGATGTAGCATCCATTGTAATCCATGAGAACTATAACTCCAGTCTAAGAACTAACGACATAGCCATAGTGAAGATTGACGGAGTGTTTGACAAACGTAATACTGATATATTGGAAGTCGATGGAAACCAGCTGGCTGAAGGAGAGCCAATTATTTTGACAGGATTCGGAGCATTGACC GCAAACGGTGAATCAAGTCGAGTAATGTATGCGTTAAACCTGTCTGTGTTCAGTCAAGAAACCTGCGTATACGCTATGCGGTATTCAAAAGAGGTAGTGGACACCATGTTCTGCACGTTCGCTCAAATAGGTCAAGGAACGTGCCAC GGTGATTCCGGCGGGCCGTTGGTAAAGAACAACAAACTGGTTGGTTTGGTTTCCTGGGGGATACCCTGCGCAGTTGGCTTCCCTGATGTCCACACAAGGATAAGTTCCTTTGTCGATTGGATTAAACACAAGATAAATTAA
- the LOC128672275 gene encoding uncharacterized protein LOC128672275 isoform X1, with the protein MAMKKLPIDLQCLMSSSLQINNFKHVIEELVYNSLDAKATSIAVRINMPENKIQVIDNGCGITETDFDLLGKKYSTSKCVDLNTLKYVPHTYGYRGQFLANLIKIAQKIKITSRFEKGENTWKKIFYNGKERDLAKTTCRPSVGTTVEVSDLFYNLHIQSKCVDSLNELSDIKTLLKQLTLVHSNISISLRDDSKNEIIFKAHKNRNIYQTLGLLFNIDEKDIAEFKVEKKEYKVTAYFGKKDKDVGQHHWIYLNGKFLNNCKLHKIVNDILSKSCTHLSKRKTKSKVYEEEDIFTKMNLPFYIILLSCPYYDYDTNERSKQTTLEFKNWEDITNLLKKLIKFYCGDDILKKPLKLTPVETNYINAKDDDKRNQVRKIVEKLLKSNSKMLEVSQMLNGVKGKLTKRNKKKKKSLNISLSKVIPSKNKVNGNHKDKSKESAIDVVKLNLSRIQNTNRENEDNEDDKQVKEKHITNDEKSINVSKYNVENIKKYNIETTKMCIKEQRNSSKQYIISKKQNGKPKEKLKTFRNLKKLKRSRNNIPSVDGTFQRIDIHQNKNMKIKKDVNFHNKYNKNNIINFEEENLLNGNDFTTMYNIKSNNKQINIRKNVEEIKVYDYIPHPLNSTQHSEEHQIKFTKKPHTSSHDLVKTILSTQCNNVSTNENQSSFRHEESDAPKKSEISYEIAKDLTTSINIEYNRLMKQKNSRESTFDAWNFDVQSYSNYIDKVTEDELYISKMTYDSHHYNKNAVCENSHKTKTNKFMSRQSKDNFIVSVRKQETRKMCRNKFNHLPKINFQDVNVKFGIKNFFKNRNFLQEPSFIIEFSNTNKGDSHAASEQISKNIFRTYNKKNIFTNPNKYMKTYNPDEDFLKEYSTKIVSKNTYTLSDNYLNAREEYNMSCQNYEPIRSTENILQGTYTIETHNDKDFYYWKKYENNQYSRKEDQLNVIFVSEPQTEEIAQSSADDIIEPIHLCETILNKNDTPKPSSDMEIDLNEDIAEQWPMTKEDKHIETLKISQQEISHHFNYCVNSTNCSAAAQNIPLNTNAEINTRNSILVENNVTGTIILQDQHNDNLKATMEPINNNFNIKIRPRYMPKGMSQIFENSNTKGICDYKLEEEYYTCNIYEDFTKVVETNTEIFKPGVQHATGDASKAIEKVNLKLHKENSALIFDGKLLKQAQILNQVDNKFIAAVIKSKAESKDFLVVFDQHAVHERIRLENNLSDYFNQQEWKSVKLDSFVLKLNKDEILYLHNFKEKITQLGLEWNILNDYEVSVSSIPEAILGKNPRQEDKVVTAVKNLILEEINAIKTQGGCISLHPKSIMDLVFSEACRYAIKFGDKLTTNDCNELIQSLSECKTPFQCAHGRPVMAVLMEMTSRDVQEYKIDMAKIRSFFKTKRRQPVKNIN; encoded by the exons ATGGCAATGAAAAAGCTTCCTATTGACCTTCAATGTTTAATGTCATCGTCATTACAAATCAACAATTTTAAGCATGTTATTGAAGAATtg GTTTATAATTCATTGGATGCCAAAGCTACATCGATTGCTGTTCGAATTAATATGCCtgagaataaaatacaagtgATTGACAACGGTTGTGGTATTACCGAGACTGATTTCGATCTgctaggaaaaaaatatagtacaagTAAATGCGTTGACTTAAATACACTAAAATATGTTCCTCACACTTATGGCTACCGTGGCCAATTCTTAGCTAACCTGATAAAAATAgctcaaaagataaaaataacatcacGGTTTGAGAAAGGTGAAAATACatggaagaaaatattttataatggcAAAGAAAGAGATTTGGCGAAAACAACTTGTAGGCCATCTGTTGGTACAACG GTTGAAGTTAGTGATTTATTCTATAACCTGCATATTCAGAGCAAGTGCGTAGATTCTTTGAACGAGTTATCTgatattaaaacacttttaAAACAGCTTACTTTAGTTCATAGCAATATTTCTATCAGCTTGAGAGATGATTCAAAAAACGAAATCATATTCAAAGCtcacaaaaatagaaatatttatcaaactttAGGATTGCTGTTCAACATAGACGAAAAAGATATAGCAGAATTCAAAGTGGAAAAGAAAGAATATAAAGTTACGGCATACTTTGGTAAAAAAGATAAGGATGTTGGTCAGCACCATTGGATATATTTAAAcggaaaatttttaaataactgcaaactacataaaattgttaatgatATCTTGAGTAAATCCTGTACACATTTATCGAAAAGGAAAACTAAATCAAAG GtttatgaagaagaagatatatTTACTAAGATGAACTTaccattttacataatattattatcgtgTCCTTACTATGATTATGATACCAATGAACGGTCAAAACAAACCactttagaatttaaaaactgGGAAGACATAACCAATCTTCtcaaaaaactaataaaattttattgcggGGATGACATACTTAAGAAACCATTAAAACTTACACCTGTAGAAaccaattatataaatgcaaaagatGATGATAAAAGGAACCAAGTGagaaaaattgttgaaaagcttttaaaaagtaaCTCTAAAATGCTTGAAGTATCACAAATGCTAAATGGCGTTAAGG GAAAGTTAACCAAacgaaataagaaaaagaagaaatcatTAAACATTTCTCTTTCTAAAGTGATTCCatcaaaaaacaaagttaATGGTAATCATAAAGATAAATCAAAGGAAAGCGCTATTGATGTagttaaacttaatttaagtAGAATTCAAAATACCAATCGTGAAAATGAAGACAATGAGGATGATAAGCAAGTTAAAGAAAAACACATTACTAATGATGAGAAGTCTATTaatgtatcaaaatataatgtggaaaacataaaaaaatataacatcgAGACTACGAAAATGTGTATAAAAGAACAAAGAAATAGtagtaaacaatatattatttctaaaaagcAAAATGGAAAACCGAAAGAAAAGTTGAAAACTTTCAGAAACCTTAAAAAACTGAAAAGATCTCGCAATAATATCCCTTCTGTAGATGGGACCTTCCAAAGGATTGAtatacatcaaaacaaaaatatgaaaataaagaaagatgttaattttcataataaatataacaaaaataatattatcaattttgaagaagaaaacttattaaatGGAAATGATTTTACTACAATGTACAACATCAAAAGTAATAACAAACAGATAAATATTCgtaaaaatgttgaagaaATTAAAGTTTACGATTACATACCACACCCATTAAATTCAACACAGCATTCTGAAGaacatcaaattaaattcacgAAAAAACCACACACATCATCCCACGACTTAGTCAAAACTATACTGAGTACACAATGTAATAATGTTTCTACAAATGAGAACCAGAGTTCATTCCGTCATGAGGAGAGTGATGCACCTAAAAAATCGGAAATATCTTATGAAATTGCAAAAGATCTTACAACTAGCATCAATATAGAATATAACAgattaatgaaacaaaaaaatagtcGTGAGTCGACATTCGATGCTTGGAATTTCGATGTTCAGTCATACTcgaattatatagataaagtgACAGAAGACGAACTGTATATATCTAAAATGACCTATGATAGTCAccattataacaaaaatgcagtttgtgaaaatagtcataaaacaaaaactaataaattcaTGTCCAGACAATCAAAAGATAACTTTATTGTTTCGGTAAGGAAACAAGAGACGAGAAAAATGTGtagaaacaaatttaatcaTTTACCGAAAATTAACTTTCAAGATGTcaatgtgaaatttggtataaaaaactttttcaaaaatagaaactTCTTACAAGAACCGTCTTTCATAATAGAGTtttcaaatacaaacaaaGGTGATTCACACGCAGCTTCTGaacaaattagtaaaaatatatttcgtacatataataaaaaaaatatttttacaaatccaaataaatatatgaagacATATAACCCTGATGAAGATTTTCTTAAAGAATACTCTACAAAAATTGTATCCAAAAATACTTACACATTAagtgataattatttaaatgcaagagaagaatataatatgtccTGCCAGAATTACGAGCCTATCCGATccacagaaaatatattgcaGGGAACTTATACGATAGAAACACATAATGATAAAGATTTCtattattggaaaaaatatgaaaataatcaatattcCAGAAAAGAAGAtcaattaaatgttatttttgtatccgAACCACAAACTGAAGAAATAGCTCAATCATCAGCCGACGACATAATAGAACCTATTCATTTATGTGAaaccattttaaataaaaacgataCCCCTAAACCATCATCAGATATGGAAATAGACTTAAATGAAGATATCGCTGAACAATGGCCAATGACTAAAGAAGACAAACACATAGAAACGCTAAAGATATCTCAACAAGAAATTTCACATCACTTTAATTATTGCGTAAACAGCACAAATTGCAGTGCAGCAGCCCAGAACATTCCACTAAATACTAAtgcagaaataaatacaagaaataGCATTTTAGTTGAAAACAATGTAACTGGtactataattttacaagATCAACacaatgataatttaaaagcAACAATGGAACccattaataacaatttcaacattaaaataagGCCAAGATATATGCCCAAAG gtaTGTCTCAGATTTTCGAAAATTCTAACACAAAGGGCATTTGTGATTATAAACTCGAAGAAGAATATTACACATGT AATATTTACGAAGATTTCACAAAAGTAGTTGAGACAAACACCGAAATATTTAAACCTGGAGTTCAACATGCAACTGGAGATGCAAGTAAAGCtatagaaaaagtaaatttaaaactacataAGGAGAATTCTGCACTAATCTTCGATGGGAAATTATTGAAGCAAGCccag ATTTTGAATCAAgttgacaataaatttattgctgcagttataaaatctaaagcagaaagtaaagattttttagtTGTTTTCGATCAACATGCTGTCCACGAAAGAATTCGCCTTGAAAATAATCTTTCAg atTACTTCAACCAACAAGAATGGAAAAGTGTGAAACTGGATTCGTTCGTGTTAAAGCTAAATAAAGATGAAATTCTGTATCTTCATAACTTCAAAGAAAAAATCACCCAACTAGGCTTGGAATGGAATATTCTTAACGATTACGAGGTATCAGTTTCTAGTATTCCTGAAGCAATACTTGGCAAAAATCCTAGAcag gAGGATAAAGTGGTAACAGCAGTTAAGAACTTAATTTTAGAAGAAATTAATGCTATCAAAACCCAAGGTGGTTGCATATCTTTGCATCCGAAATCTATCATGGATCTTGTATTTAGTGAG GCCTGTAGATATGCCATAAAATTTGGAGataaattaacaacaaatGACTGTAACGAGTTAATTCAGTCTCTCTCAGAATGCAAGACACCATTTCAATGTGCGCATGGAAGACCAGTCATGGCTGTTCTGATGGAAATGACGAGTCGTGATGTTCAAGAATATAAg attgATATGGCAAAAATTCGttcatttttcaaaactaAACGAAGACAACCCgtaaagaatattaattag
- the LOC128672275 gene encoding uncharacterized protein LOC128672275 isoform X2: MPENKIQVIDNGCGITETDFDLLGKKYSTSKCVDLNTLKYVPHTYGYRGQFLANLIKIAQKIKITSRFEKGENTWKKIFYNGKERDLAKTTCRPSVGTTVEVSDLFYNLHIQSKCVDSLNELSDIKTLLKQLTLVHSNISISLRDDSKNEIIFKAHKNRNIYQTLGLLFNIDEKDIAEFKVEKKEYKVTAYFGKKDKDVGQHHWIYLNGKFLNNCKLHKIVNDILSKSCTHLSKRKTKSKVYEEEDIFTKMNLPFYIILLSCPYYDYDTNERSKQTTLEFKNWEDITNLLKKLIKFYCGDDILKKPLKLTPVETNYINAKDDDKRNQVRKIVEKLLKSNSKMLEVSQMLNGVKGKLTKRNKKKKKSLNISLSKVIPSKNKVNGNHKDKSKESAIDVVKLNLSRIQNTNRENEDNEDDKQVKEKHITNDEKSINVSKYNVENIKKYNIETTKMCIKEQRNSSKQYIISKKQNGKPKEKLKTFRNLKKLKRSRNNIPSVDGTFQRIDIHQNKNMKIKKDVNFHNKYNKNNIINFEEENLLNGNDFTTMYNIKSNNKQINIRKNVEEIKVYDYIPHPLNSTQHSEEHQIKFTKKPHTSSHDLVKTILSTQCNNVSTNENQSSFRHEESDAPKKSEISYEIAKDLTTSINIEYNRLMKQKNSRESTFDAWNFDVQSYSNYIDKVTEDELYISKMTYDSHHYNKNAVCENSHKTKTNKFMSRQSKDNFIVSVRKQETRKMCRNKFNHLPKINFQDVNVKFGIKNFFKNRNFLQEPSFIIEFSNTNKGDSHAASEQISKNIFRTYNKKNIFTNPNKYMKTYNPDEDFLKEYSTKIVSKNTYTLSDNYLNAREEYNMSCQNYEPIRSTENILQGTYTIETHNDKDFYYWKKYENNQYSRKEDQLNVIFVSEPQTEEIAQSSADDIIEPIHLCETILNKNDTPKPSSDMEIDLNEDIAEQWPMTKEDKHIETLKISQQEISHHFNYCVNSTNCSAAAQNIPLNTNAEINTRNSILVENNVTGTIILQDQHNDNLKATMEPINNNFNIKIRPRYMPKGMSQIFENSNTKGICDYKLEEEYYTCNIYEDFTKVVETNTEIFKPGVQHATGDASKAIEKVNLKLHKENSALIFDGKLLKQAQILNQVDNKFIAAVIKSKAESKDFLVVFDQHAVHERIRLENNLSDYFNQQEWKSVKLDSFVLKLNKDEILYLHNFKEKITQLGLEWNILNDYEVSVSSIPEAILGKNPRQEDKVVTAVKNLILEEINAIKTQGGCISLHPKSIMDLVFSEACRYAIKFGDKLTTNDCNELIQSLSECKTPFQCAHGRPVMAVLMEMTSRDVQEYKIDMAKIRSFFKTKRRQPVKNIN, encoded by the exons ATGCCtgagaataaaatacaagtgATTGACAACGGTTGTGGTATTACCGAGACTGATTTCGATCTgctaggaaaaaaatatagtacaagTAAATGCGTTGACTTAAATACACTAAAATATGTTCCTCACACTTATGGCTACCGTGGCCAATTCTTAGCTAACCTGATAAAAATAgctcaaaagataaaaataacatcacGGTTTGAGAAAGGTGAAAATACatggaagaaaatattttataatggcAAAGAAAGAGATTTGGCGAAAACAACTTGTAGGCCATCTGTTGGTACAACG GTTGAAGTTAGTGATTTATTCTATAACCTGCATATTCAGAGCAAGTGCGTAGATTCTTTGAACGAGTTATCTgatattaaaacacttttaAAACAGCTTACTTTAGTTCATAGCAATATTTCTATCAGCTTGAGAGATGATTCAAAAAACGAAATCATATTCAAAGCtcacaaaaatagaaatatttatcaaactttAGGATTGCTGTTCAACATAGACGAAAAAGATATAGCAGAATTCAAAGTGGAAAAGAAAGAATATAAAGTTACGGCATACTTTGGTAAAAAAGATAAGGATGTTGGTCAGCACCATTGGATATATTTAAAcggaaaatttttaaataactgcaaactacataaaattgttaatgatATCTTGAGTAAATCCTGTACACATTTATCGAAAAGGAAAACTAAATCAAAG GtttatgaagaagaagatatatTTACTAAGATGAACTTaccattttacataatattattatcgtgTCCTTACTATGATTATGATACCAATGAACGGTCAAAACAAACCactttagaatttaaaaactgGGAAGACATAACCAATCTTCtcaaaaaactaataaaattttattgcggGGATGACATACTTAAGAAACCATTAAAACTTACACCTGTAGAAaccaattatataaatgcaaaagatGATGATAAAAGGAACCAAGTGagaaaaattgttgaaaagcttttaaaaagtaaCTCTAAAATGCTTGAAGTATCACAAATGCTAAATGGCGTTAAGG GAAAGTTAACCAAacgaaataagaaaaagaagaaatcatTAAACATTTCTCTTTCTAAAGTGATTCCatcaaaaaacaaagttaATGGTAATCATAAAGATAAATCAAAGGAAAGCGCTATTGATGTagttaaacttaatttaagtAGAATTCAAAATACCAATCGTGAAAATGAAGACAATGAGGATGATAAGCAAGTTAAAGAAAAACACATTACTAATGATGAGAAGTCTATTaatgtatcaaaatataatgtggaaaacataaaaaaatataacatcgAGACTACGAAAATGTGTATAAAAGAACAAAGAAATAGtagtaaacaatatattatttctaaaaagcAAAATGGAAAACCGAAAGAAAAGTTGAAAACTTTCAGAAACCTTAAAAAACTGAAAAGATCTCGCAATAATATCCCTTCTGTAGATGGGACCTTCCAAAGGATTGAtatacatcaaaacaaaaatatgaaaataaagaaagatgttaattttcataataaatataacaaaaataatattatcaattttgaagaagaaaacttattaaatGGAAATGATTTTACTACAATGTACAACATCAAAAGTAATAACAAACAGATAAATATTCgtaaaaatgttgaagaaATTAAAGTTTACGATTACATACCACACCCATTAAATTCAACACAGCATTCTGAAGaacatcaaattaaattcacgAAAAAACCACACACATCATCCCACGACTTAGTCAAAACTATACTGAGTACACAATGTAATAATGTTTCTACAAATGAGAACCAGAGTTCATTCCGTCATGAGGAGAGTGATGCACCTAAAAAATCGGAAATATCTTATGAAATTGCAAAAGATCTTACAACTAGCATCAATATAGAATATAACAgattaatgaaacaaaaaaatagtcGTGAGTCGACATTCGATGCTTGGAATTTCGATGTTCAGTCATACTcgaattatatagataaagtgACAGAAGACGAACTGTATATATCTAAAATGACCTATGATAGTCAccattataacaaaaatgcagtttgtgaaaatagtcataaaacaaaaactaataaattcaTGTCCAGACAATCAAAAGATAACTTTATTGTTTCGGTAAGGAAACAAGAGACGAGAAAAATGTGtagaaacaaatttaatcaTTTACCGAAAATTAACTTTCAAGATGTcaatgtgaaatttggtataaaaaactttttcaaaaatagaaactTCTTACAAGAACCGTCTTTCATAATAGAGTtttcaaatacaaacaaaGGTGATTCACACGCAGCTTCTGaacaaattagtaaaaatatatttcgtacatataataaaaaaaatatttttacaaatccaaataaatatatgaagacATATAACCCTGATGAAGATTTTCTTAAAGAATACTCTACAAAAATTGTATCCAAAAATACTTACACATTAagtgataattatttaaatgcaagagaagaatataatatgtccTGCCAGAATTACGAGCCTATCCGATccacagaaaatatattgcaGGGAACTTATACGATAGAAACACATAATGATAAAGATTTCtattattggaaaaaatatgaaaataatcaatattcCAGAAAAGAAGAtcaattaaatgttatttttgtatccgAACCACAAACTGAAGAAATAGCTCAATCATCAGCCGACGACATAATAGAACCTATTCATTTATGTGAaaccattttaaataaaaacgataCCCCTAAACCATCATCAGATATGGAAATAGACTTAAATGAAGATATCGCTGAACAATGGCCAATGACTAAAGAAGACAAACACATAGAAACGCTAAAGATATCTCAACAAGAAATTTCACATCACTTTAATTATTGCGTAAACAGCACAAATTGCAGTGCAGCAGCCCAGAACATTCCACTAAATACTAAtgcagaaataaatacaagaaataGCATTTTAGTTGAAAACAATGTAACTGGtactataattttacaagATCAACacaatgataatttaaaagcAACAATGGAACccattaataacaatttcaacattaaaataagGCCAAGATATATGCCCAAAG gtaTGTCTCAGATTTTCGAAAATTCTAACACAAAGGGCATTTGTGATTATAAACTCGAAGAAGAATATTACACATGT AATATTTACGAAGATTTCACAAAAGTAGTTGAGACAAACACCGAAATATTTAAACCTGGAGTTCAACATGCAACTGGAGATGCAAGTAAAGCtatagaaaaagtaaatttaaaactacataAGGAGAATTCTGCACTAATCTTCGATGGGAAATTATTGAAGCAAGCccag ATTTTGAATCAAgttgacaataaatttattgctgcagttataaaatctaaagcagaaagtaaagattttttagtTGTTTTCGATCAACATGCTGTCCACGAAAGAATTCGCCTTGAAAATAATCTTTCAg atTACTTCAACCAACAAGAATGGAAAAGTGTGAAACTGGATTCGTTCGTGTTAAAGCTAAATAAAGATGAAATTCTGTATCTTCATAACTTCAAAGAAAAAATCACCCAACTAGGCTTGGAATGGAATATTCTTAACGATTACGAGGTATCAGTTTCTAGTATTCCTGAAGCAATACTTGGCAAAAATCCTAGAcag gAGGATAAAGTGGTAACAGCAGTTAAGAACTTAATTTTAGAAGAAATTAATGCTATCAAAACCCAAGGTGGTTGCATATCTTTGCATCCGAAATCTATCATGGATCTTGTATTTAGTGAG GCCTGTAGATATGCCATAAAATTTGGAGataaattaacaacaaatGACTGTAACGAGTTAATTCAGTCTCTCTCAGAATGCAAGACACCATTTCAATGTGCGCATGGAAGACCAGTCATGGCTGTTCTGATGGAAATGACGAGTCGTGATGTTCAAGAATATAAg attgATATGGCAAAAATTCGttcatttttcaaaactaAACGAAGACAACCCgtaaagaatattaattag
- the LOC128672283 gene encoding uncharacterized protein LOC128672283 codes for MLKIAAIACLLILGAHASHSNEFDNFIDYRDDVIKGFEVPYAYHQGPTVTVKKVSPLLDDGHGRLLVPAGLHHKDDAVEDSNSIFDASVVSTTFGIIRKAVLYLFHKIPALIIGTLIALGVCNITPLCGELSAMESLVEIRRGIRSLSSSKRVTEATEFVQNAIRKYRSMQDSEKK; via the exons aTGTTAAAAATTGCAGCAATTGcgtgtttattaatattaggaGCGCATGCTTCTCACTCCAATGAGTTTGATAACTTTATAGATTACAGAGATGATGTCATTAAA GGTTTCGAAGTACCATATGCGTATCACCAAGGTCCAACAGTGACAGTAAAGAAAGTGTCACCGTTACTTGATGATGGCCATGGTCGTTTACTGGTCCCAGCGGGGCTTCATCATAAAGACGATGCAGTGGAAGATTCCAATTCCATATTTGATGCTTCTGTTGTTTCT aCAACATTTGGAATTATCAGAAAAGCAGTCTTATACTTGTTTCACAAAATACCAGCTCTAATCATCGGCACCTTAATAGCCCTGGGAGTGTGTAATATCACCCCACTGTGCGGGGAGCTATCCGCAATGGAGTCTTTGGTTGAAATTAGAAGAGGAATCAGATCACTGTCCAGTTCAAAAAGAGTGACTGAAGCAACGGAGTTTGTCCAAAATGCTATTAGAAAGTACAGATCTATGCAGGATTcggaaaaaaaatag
- the LOC128672279 gene encoding uncharacterized protein LOC128672279 isoform X1, with protein MLKTSALVLVLAISAMSAELSSSYAMLEKHTAFKPDLKTAPANQVEPKPEPEHPIYRAEEHKNEGRVKIEPVRPLGSSLNHDRMLSDQPSDATTEVNRIDNLAIPNYGFVANPVEVAYPDIPYAPGYGYDNGYSGPHGYELYANNPSNYYLEPDTSAFGLLWSQVPDSRTLVSFVGRTISWIFGSVFALFLGSILTVGVCSYTNLCSIVFHGVGPIHEEMRALISPERLEKISNAADFVKTAIDKYQKIQKVTDAVPGTRKRRAIFF; from the exons ATGCTCAAAACGTCGGCTTTAGTTTTGGTTCTGGCCATTTCTGCAATGTCAGCAGAACTCTCCTCTTCATACGCAATGCTAGAAAAACACACAGCCTTCAAACCAGACCTCAAAACTGCTCCAGCAAACCAAGTAGAACCTAAACCTGAACCAGAACACCCGATATACAGAGCTGAAGAACACAAAAATGAAGGACGAGTAAAAATTGAGCCAGTTAGACCTTTAGGTTCTAGTTTGAATCATGATAGAATGCTGTCTGATCAACCCAGTGATGCTACGACTGAAGTAAACAGAATA gACAATCTTGCTATCCCCAATTATGGATTTGTCGCTAATCCTGTTGAAGTGGCCTACCCTGATATTCCATATGCCCCTGGGTATGGGTACGATAATGGATATTCCGGACCACATGG ATACGAATTATATGCCAATAACCCAAGTAACTATTATCTGGAACCCGATACCTCAGCTTTTGGATTGCTGTGGAGCCAAGTACCTGATTCTAGA ACTCTTGTCAGCTTCGTCGGGAGAACAATATCGTGGATCTTTGGCAGTGTGTTTGCTCTTTTCCTCGGCTCTATTCTTACTGTCGGAGTTTGTTCATACACAAATTTGTGTTCTATCGTATTCCATGGCGTTGGACCAATCCACGAAGAAATGAGAGCTCTCATATCTCCAGAAAGACTTGAGAAGATCAGCAATGCAGCTGACTTCGTGAAGACGGCCATAGACAAGTACCAGAAAATACAAAAGGTCACAGATGCTGTACCCGGCACCAGAAAGCGAAGGgctatatttttctaa